Proteins encoded in a region of the Moritella marina ATCC 15381 genome:
- a CDS encoding TetR/AcrR family transcriptional regulator, with amino-acid sequence MSKGRITREHILNIAFTIASETGLESLTIGVLAKACGMSKSGLFSHFNSKENLQVAVIEYAGECFNERVIEAVRREQHSDVSTRLQSLLHHWLDWNHSFQGSCMFMDAWKESNCSQDILQQTLRKQLHTWISYLEIQISKGQQSGLFRADLIPRQAVFQFYGLYLSSHLFHSIELENDERTLFWQGVKQLYKQWQ; translated from the coding sequence ATGAGTAAAGGTCGTATAACACGCGAACATATTCTCAATATAGCCTTCACTATCGCCAGTGAAACTGGGCTAGAGAGTTTAACGATTGGTGTACTTGCCAAAGCCTGTGGCATGTCTAAAAGTGGTTTGTTCTCGCATTTTAATTCCAAAGAGAACCTGCAAGTTGCAGTGATCGAATACGCTGGTGAATGTTTCAACGAGCGTGTGATAGAAGCGGTTAGACGTGAACAACATAGCGACGTTAGTACACGCTTACAATCACTGCTACATCACTGGCTAGACTGGAATCATTCATTTCAAGGCAGTTGCATGTTTATGGACGCTTGGAAAGAAAGTAACTGTAGCCAAGATATTTTGCAGCAAACATTACGTAAGCAACTGCACACGTGGATCAGTTATTTAGAAATACAAATTAGTAAGGGTCAACAAAGCGGTTTATTTCGTGCAGACTTAATTCCCAGACAAGCTGTGTTTCAATTTTACGGTTTGTATTTAAGCAGTCACCTGTTCCATTCCATTGAACTTGAGAATGATGAACGCACACTATTTTGGCAAGGCGTCAAACAGCTGTATAAACAGTGGCAATAA
- a CDS encoding methyl-accepting chemotaxis protein, which yields MFNFFNSNKVPLGQVLISETDLAALQSKAKILEQLQDSGALSIAQEITQNAQKVNTSSANRLGNIERNFDLVQGFMEQSKGIESLSNDSFSSAQSTASISQTGIQQLEELTGNITDSARFIAEFTILLANLDDNNKNIGQLVDSIKGIADQTNLLALNAAIEAARAGEHGRGFAVVADEVRALANTANQSADQIQGEMKKIMDISAAIINKQKQVTNIIDDSVDIATVTMKSLQELVSQANSSSSLVEQTISQVQQQLSHSNTIQTGMDALISDTREALTGSSNNVQLGEQLVTKLRF from the coding sequence ATGTTTAATTTTTTCAACTCTAATAAAGTCCCTCTTGGACAAGTTCTTATTTCAGAAACAGACTTAGCTGCACTGCAAAGTAAAGCCAAAATTTTAGAGCAATTACAAGATAGTGGCGCACTATCTATTGCTCAAGAAATTACCCAGAATGCACAAAAGGTAAATACATCTTCAGCAAACCGATTAGGTAACATTGAAAGAAACTTTGATTTAGTTCAAGGGTTTATGGAGCAATCAAAGGGTATTGAGAGCCTATCTAATGATTCTTTCAGTTCTGCACAAAGTACAGCAAGCATCTCTCAAACCGGTATTCAGCAACTTGAGGAATTAACTGGCAACATTACTGATTCTGCACGATTTATCGCCGAGTTCACTATTTTGCTAGCCAACTTAGACGATAACAATAAGAACATTGGTCAATTAGTTGACTCAATCAAAGGCATTGCCGATCAAACTAACCTGTTAGCGCTAAATGCGGCAATTGAAGCGGCACGTGCGGGTGAGCATGGCCGTGGTTTTGCCGTGGTTGCCGATGAAGTACGCGCGCTAGCAAATACTGCAAATCAATCAGCGGATCAAATCCAGGGTGAAATGAAAAAAATCATGGATATCTCTGCAGCCATTATCAATAAGCAAAAACAAGTCACCAATATTATTGATGACAGTGTTGATATCGCGACTGTAACAATGAAAAGCTTACAAGAGCTGGTATCACAAGCTAATTCAAGCTCAAGCTTGGTTGAGCAAACGATCAGTCAAGTTCAGCAACAGCTAAGCCATTCAAACACGATCCAAACGGGTATGGATGCGTTGATCTCAGATACTCGTGAAGCACTAACCGGTTCATCAAACAACGTACAGTTAGGCGAGCAACTGGTTACCAAACTGCGTTTTTAA
- the maoP gene encoding DUF413 domain-containing protein has protein sequence MRNMGVFLDELHFPAGFNANDSFSSEETLTLESYGLTMRQLQEGNLLPLTAAEYYFLAELDGEIPITSHFSRCWRKYNSKITRFDDNSTKRATSKRAATVRDDSDLTVNTEEDNDDDDEYGNLEFDL, from the coding sequence ATGAGAAATATGGGTGTATTCTTAGATGAATTACATTTTCCAGCTGGCTTTAATGCCAATGATAGTTTCAGTTCCGAAGAAACGCTCACGCTAGAAAGCTATGGTTTAACCATGCGCCAGTTACAAGAAGGGAACTTACTGCCACTCACTGCCGCAGAATACTATTTCTTGGCGGAATTAGATGGTGAGATCCCAATCACTTCCCACTTTTCTAGATGCTGGCGTAAATACAACAGCAAGATCACGCGTTTCGATGACAACTCAACCAAACGAGCAACATCCAAACGCGCTGCTACAGTACGTGATGATTCAGATCTAACGGTAAACACTGAAGAAGACAATGACGATGATGATGAATACGGGAATTTAGAGTTCGACTTGTGA
- a CDS encoding alpha/beta hydrolase has protein sequence MSSNIYFNTRGKFTIRRSMINIGTRLHHSIAPKHALKTARNLLLTPVRSTSNSDDPEGLLRSTHLTSEGRLNTYQIGNGPVWILSHGWSGSASQFFPLMEHIAAQGFTALAYDHPAHGQSEGRHAHLPAFVQAFDELIDNVDDVVGIIAHSMGSASVLESRHPKVDALPLLLIAPVLNYVDNLYDMVGKSGYSMKLFGAMITHIEDKYEYSLDTINPYQKLISRQHDTTIVHDKRDRFADFSTSESAANTTNNINLIATKGQGHGRVIKCDSTMAAFDSLI, from the coding sequence ATGAGCAGTAACATTTATTTTAATACCCGTGGCAAGTTTACTATACGTCGTAGCATGATTAATATCGGCACACGATTACATCACAGCATCGCGCCGAAACACGCCCTTAAAACAGCACGTAACTTATTGCTTACGCCAGTACGCAGCACCTCAAACAGCGATGATCCTGAAGGGCTATTACGCTCGACCCATTTGACCTCTGAAGGTCGTTTAAATACCTATCAAATAGGTAATGGTCCAGTTTGGATATTAAGTCATGGCTGGTCTGGCAGTGCGAGCCAATTCTTCCCATTAATGGAACATATCGCGGCACAAGGTTTTACTGCGCTAGCTTATGATCACCCCGCTCACGGACAAAGCGAAGGTCGTCATGCTCACCTGCCCGCTTTTGTACAAGCTTTTGATGAACTGATTGATAACGTAGATGATGTAGTTGGTATTATTGCCCACAGCATGGGATCTGCATCCGTACTGGAGAGCCGTCACCCTAAGGTTGATGCGCTGCCATTGTTATTAATTGCCCCCGTACTTAACTACGTAGATAACTTATATGACATGGTGGGTAAATCAGGGTATTCAATGAAACTATTCGGCGCGATGATCACCCATATTGAAGATAAATATGAATACAGTTTAGACACGATAAATCCGTATCAAAAGCTCATATCTCGCCAACATGACACGACGATAGTACATGATAAGCGTGATCGATTTGCAGACTTTAGTACTTCAGAATCAGCAGCGAATACAACGAATAATATCAATTTAATTGCGACAAAAGGTCAAGGTCATGGACGTGTCATCAAATGTGATTCAACCATGGCAGCTTTCGATAGCTTAATTTAG
- a CDS encoding Hsp20 family protein, with the protein MTTMTKFDFAPLYRHAVGFDRFANMAQKLVEQQLAAQRISDACKAKKRAANNEDAKNTMAANKITAKTDLQSDRKVVKSSADTTYPRYNISQMSETDYQITLALAGFSLEEIDITVTASELVITGEKLPLKQTSTLLHQGINQTNFSRKFALADHVHVVNADMHQGLLTINLNREIPEALQPRKIVIGR; encoded by the coding sequence ATGACTACAATGACAAAATTTGACTTCGCTCCACTATACCGCCACGCAGTTGGCTTCGATCGCTTTGCTAATATGGCACAGAAGTTAGTTGAACAGCAATTAGCGGCGCAACGTATATCTGATGCTTGCAAAGCTAAAAAGCGCGCTGCTAACAACGAAGATGCTAAAAACACGATGGCAGCAAATAAAATAACAGCTAAAACAGATCTGCAATCAGATCGTAAAGTCGTTAAATCGTCGGCTGATACGACTTATCCACGCTACAATATTAGCCAAATGAGTGAGACCGATTACCAAATTACGCTGGCGTTAGCTGGTTTCTCACTCGAGGAAATCGATATTACGGTGACAGCGAGTGAATTGGTTATTACTGGTGAAAAATTGCCCTTAAAGCAAACCTCTACACTTTTACACCAAGGAATTAATCAAACTAATTTCAGCCGTAAATTTGCCTTAGCTGATCACGTACACGTCGTGAATGCGGATATGCATCAAGGGTTGCTAACGATTAATTTAAATAGAGAAATACCTGAAGCATTACAACCACGTAAGATAGTTATTGGCCGTTAA
- a CDS encoding acylphosphatase, whose amino-acid sequence MLQEGNQIIVHGRVQMVGFRYATVQQARQLGLTGHAINLNNGDVEVQVFGDKINRDKLILWLREGPDSAQVDALEISALEYRALIDFTQG is encoded by the coding sequence ATGTTACAAGAAGGCAATCAGATCATAGTACATGGTAGGGTACAAATGGTTGGTTTTCGTTATGCTACGGTACAGCAAGCACGGCAGCTTGGGCTGACTGGACACGCTATCAATCTAAATAATGGTGATGTCGAAGTGCAGGTATTTGGTGACAAGATTAACCGAGATAAATTGATCTTATGGTTAAGAGAAGGCCCAGATAGTGCACAGGTTGACGCGTTAGAGATAAGTGCACTGGAATACAGAGCACTTATCGATTTCACCCAAGGCTGA
- the rimK gene encoding 30S ribosomal protein S6--L-glutamate ligase codes for MKIAILSQGPTLYSTRRIVETCLAHGHEPVVIDVLRCYMNINDTKPSIHFDGQSLEGFDAVIPRIGTDVSFYGCAVLRQFEMMGVFTINPSLAITRSRDKLQSLQLLSQRNIGMPVTGFANSPTDIPDVISLVGGAPLVIKLLEGTQGIGVVLAETNQAAESVLEAFMGMKANILVQEYIKESKGADIRCFVIGDEVVAAMKRQAPEGEFRSNLHRGGHACQIDITSEERETAIAAAQAMGLKVAGVDLLRSERGPLIMEVNSSPGLEGIEHATDIDIAKLIISYIEANLANH; via the coding sequence ATGAAAATAGCCATTTTATCGCAAGGCCCAACGTTATACTCAACACGCCGTATTGTGGAAACTTGTTTAGCACATGGGCATGAGCCTGTGGTGATTGATGTATTACGTTGTTATATGAATATTAACGACACCAAACCTTCTATCCATTTTGATGGTCAAAGCTTGGAAGGATTTGATGCGGTGATCCCACGTATTGGTACGGACGTTAGTTTTTATGGCTGTGCGGTATTGCGTCAATTTGAAATGATGGGGGTGTTTACGATTAACCCGTCATTAGCGATTACGCGTTCACGGGATAAATTACAATCGTTACAATTACTCAGTCAGAGAAATATAGGCATGCCGGTGACAGGGTTTGCTAATTCACCAACGGATATCCCAGATGTGATCAGCTTGGTAGGCGGTGCGCCTTTAGTGATAAAATTACTCGAAGGTACCCAAGGCATTGGTGTGGTGTTGGCAGAAACCAATCAGGCTGCCGAGAGTGTGCTAGAAGCGTTTATGGGCATGAAAGCCAACATACTGGTGCAAGAATATATCAAGGAGTCGAAAGGCGCCGACATTCGCTGTTTTGTGATTGGTGATGAGGTGGTCGCGGCGATGAAGCGACAGGCTCCCGAAGGTGAGTTTAGATCGAACCTACATCGCGGTGGTCATGCTTGCCAGATTGATATCACTTCGGAAGAGCGTGAAACCGCTATAGCTGCAGCGCAAGCGATGGGATTGAAAGTAGCAGGTGTTGATTTGTTACGTTCTGAGCGTGGACCTTTGATCATGGAAGTCAACTCGTCACCTGGATTAGAGGGAATTGAGCATGCTACCGATATTGATATTGCTAAGTTAATCATTAGTTATATTGAAGCAAATCTAGCCAATCACTAA
- a CDS encoding M14 family metallopeptidase, with translation MRITANFDAGNIEVINLDDKNDVQLAIRPDVGEEFFQWFNFRVEGVVGEQYTLNILNAGEASYIEGWENYQAVASYDRQHWFRIPTFYKDGKLTIIADMDCESMQIAYFAPYSYERHQDLLAAVQMHPLVSLEHLGETLDKRDLTLVKIGDGAEGKRNIWITARQHPGETMAEWLVDGLMHSLLDSDNPTGKALLDKANFYIVPNMNPDGSARGHLRTNALGVNLNREWLNPSLEKSPEVFHTINKMKETGVDLFYDVHGDEALPFVFLAGSQGTPSYNDRLATLRDRFSEVFKLASADFQAEIGYDIDAPGTANMTVATNWVAEEFDCLANTMEMPFKDNDNLPDPMMGWSPERSIKLGEASLVAMLAVVDDLR, from the coding sequence ATGCGGATCACCGCCAATTTTGATGCTGGTAATATTGAAGTTATTAATTTAGATGACAAAAATGATGTTCAACTTGCGATCCGTCCGGACGTAGGTGAAGAGTTTTTCCAATGGTTTAACTTCCGTGTTGAAGGTGTAGTGGGTGAGCAATACACACTGAATATCCTTAATGCTGGTGAAGCGTCTTACATCGAAGGTTGGGAAAACTACCAAGCCGTTGCATCGTATGATCGCCAGCACTGGTTCCGTATTCCGACTTTTTATAAAGATGGCAAATTAACGATCATTGCTGATATGGATTGTGAGTCAATGCAAATTGCTTACTTTGCCCCGTACAGCTACGAACGTCATCAAGACTTACTAGCGGCAGTGCAAATGCACCCATTAGTAAGCTTAGAGCACCTTGGTGAAACGCTTGATAAGCGCGACTTAACATTAGTTAAGATCGGTGATGGCGCTGAAGGCAAACGTAACATCTGGATCACTGCGCGTCAGCATCCAGGTGAAACGATGGCTGAATGGTTAGTTGATGGCCTAATGCATAGCTTACTGGATAGTGACAACCCAACGGGTAAAGCATTATTAGACAAAGCTAACTTCTACATCGTGCCAAACATGAATCCAGATGGCAGTGCACGTGGTCATCTACGTACCAATGCACTTGGTGTAAACCTTAACCGTGAATGGTTAAATCCAAGCCTAGAAAAAAGCCCAGAAGTATTCCATACCATCAATAAGATGAAAGAAACTGGCGTGGATTTATTCTATGACGTACACGGTGATGAAGCATTACCTTTCGTATTCCTAGCGGGTTCACAAGGTACGCCAAGCTATAACGACAGATTAGCGACATTACGTGATCGTTTCTCTGAAGTGTTCAAACTGGCAAGTGCTGATTTCCAAGCTGAAATTGGTTATGACATTGACGCACCAGGTACTGCAAACATGACTGTTGCGACTAACTGGGTTGCTGAAGAGTTTGATTGCCTAGCAAATACCATGGAAATGCCATTTAAAGACAATGATAACTTACCTGATCCTATGATGGGTTGGTCACCAGAGCGTTCTATTAAGCTGGGTGAAGCATCATTGGTTGCTATGTTAGCTGTGGTTGACGATTTACGTTAA
- a CDS encoding MarR family winged helix-turn-helix transcriptional regulator yields the protein MSQLNEETMLHLDNQVCFALYSATNAMIRAYRPMLKALDLTYPQYLTMLVFWQQDEISVKVLGEQLHLDSGTLTPLLKRLELKGLIRRDRSKDDERARILCLTAAGVALKEQAKAVPLNMFCQAGLPKEELLMMKASCEALLNNLTD from the coding sequence ATGTCGCAATTGAATGAAGAGACGATGTTACACTTAGATAATCAGGTTTGTTTTGCTTTATACAGCGCGACAAATGCAATGATACGCGCGTATCGACCAATGTTGAAAGCCCTTGATCTCACTTACCCACAATACCTAACCATGTTAGTTTTTTGGCAGCAAGATGAAATCAGCGTAAAGGTATTAGGCGAGCAACTGCACCTTGATTCTGGTACGTTAACACCCTTGTTAAAACGTTTAGAGTTAAAAGGACTTATTCGCCGTGACCGTAGCAAAGACGACGAGCGTGCACGCATATTGTGTTTAACAGCTGCTGGTGTGGCATTAAAAGAGCAGGCTAAAGCTGTACCACTGAATATGTTTTGTCAGGCTGGTTTACCAAAAGAAGAGTTGCTGATGATGAAAGCGAGTTGTGAGGCATTACTGAATAATCTAACGGATTAG
- a CDS encoding arginase family protein — MTFSQRLRQNLNLWFCSIKVLRPYKQQSTPGAILLGVAADGRFPSNVVADNSVVNLLSKPGGLESIARSVMHAALTKTNIPVYNAGMLDDIDGFDDLDVDDIQLEQYLKVLVYLMAGHFPITIGSADSISIANYQALSAHLYQQQYHQHQHNKWYGSEYVAGNNRIGIINFDPNFELRLTPSPKLDSVFNAVNQYCLETFRIFNYLGLGICKRTNSEDTFEYAKELGCDWLLDKHMSITHRELIEETLERFIEQVDHIHLSVDLAVIYEQVLASKDSHLHSSQTQGITLEILIFALQIIARSGKLKMLDIVTLNPELDYSHKTAAYVSSIICPVLQHLKVSN, encoded by the coding sequence ATGACATTTTCTCAACGATTACGTCAGAATTTAAATCTTTGGTTTTGTTCGATTAAAGTGTTACGACCTTATAAACAGCAATCGACGCCCGGTGCTATTTTATTAGGTGTGGCGGCGGATGGTCGATTCCCGAGTAATGTTGTTGCGGATAATAGTGTTGTTAACCTGCTATCAAAACCGGGTGGCTTAGAAAGTATTGCGCGCAGTGTTATGCATGCGGCACTCACTAAAACCAATATACCGGTTTATAACGCGGGTATGCTCGATGATATCGACGGTTTTGATGATTTGGATGTCGATGATATTCAATTGGAACAATACCTAAAAGTGCTTGTGTATTTAATGGCGGGTCATTTCCCTATTACAATAGGCAGTGCTGATTCCATTTCCATCGCGAATTATCAAGCGTTATCGGCGCATTTATACCAACAGCAATATCACCAGCACCAACATAATAAGTGGTATGGCAGTGAGTATGTCGCGGGTAATAATAGAATAGGTATTATCAACTTCGACCCTAACTTTGAGTTGCGGTTAACACCGTCTCCTAAGCTCGATTCTGTATTTAATGCAGTGAATCAATATTGCTTAGAGACATTTAGAATTTTTAATTATTTAGGATTAGGCATTTGTAAACGCACAAACTCCGAAGACACGTTTGAGTATGCAAAGGAGCTCGGTTGTGATTGGTTATTGGATAAACACATGAGCATTACGCATCGTGAACTTATTGAAGAAACATTAGAACGATTCATTGAGCAAGTAGACCATATTCATTTGAGTGTCGATTTAGCGGTTATTTATGAGCAAGTATTAGCGTCCAAGGATAGTCACTTACATTCAAGTCAGACCCAGGGTATAACCCTTGAAATACTGATTTTTGCGTTACAGATTATTGCGCGTAGTGGCAAATTGAAAATGCTCGATATTGTCACACTAAATCCAGAATTGGATTACAGCCATAAAACCGCTGCTTATGTGTCATCGATTATCTGCCCGGTATTACAACACCTGAAGGTATCGAATTAA